TGGCGCTGGAAAACATCTCTGCAGTGTGAATAGAACCGGAGATCGAAGGCAATTTAATTCCCATACCTAGCATTAGGGTGGAACTCGTTAACCCATAACCCATTCCCAGAGCACCATCTACCATTTGCGCAAAAAATCCGATCGCGAGCATCCAGTAAAACTCCTGGGGAATTTCGTATACAAAATCTTTTGCCTGGATAAAGGAAAAATATTTATCGAAAGCGATGCCGAGGAAAAAAGCAGCGAAAGCCAGGGATAAATAGATCACAAGCCTTCTGTATTTTTTCGCATCTTTCGAATATTGCCATTTCGATTTCTGCTCTTCCGCCGGAAGTTGATTTTTTTCTGAAATGAAACTTTCAAGCTGAAAATCGCTTAGTTCCGGTTTGTTTTCGATACTGATGAGGATGTTTTTCTTCTGAACAATATCGATAATTTCGGTATAAAAACCAATTCCGCAATCGGTAATTAGAGCGATGTGGGAACTGTAGAAATCGTCTTCGAAGAACCGCCTTTCGTGAAGCCTGATGCTGTCATGATTTTTTGCAAATTGTTTAATTTTCTCAGAAATATTTTCACATACCAGATTTATCTGGGTTTCCGGGAAACTATCAACAAGTAAATTCAGGTTTTTCAGTGCCTGGCTTCCACCGCCTACAATAAGTACTTTCAGGTTTTCCAGATTCAGGAAAACGCTGAGGGATGTATTATGTATTTTGCTTTCAATAGACATTAAAAGATGCGCTGTGTATAGCTTTTAAATCTAAAGAAGCATTACTGCACCTACGGTAGAATTGCTGGTTTCATCAACAAGAATTGCGCTTCCTGTGGCGCTGTTTTTTTCAAAGGAATCAAACACCAGTGGTGATGCGGTTTTCAGCCTCACTTTTACAATTTCGTTCAGTTTTACTGAATCTGTTGCAGGGATTCGCTGTAAAGTATTGACATCAATTTTGTATTCAATCTCTTTAATGATGGTTTTCAGAAGTCTGCTTTTATGCTGAATGAAATATTTATTTCCTTCGTTCAGTTCACGTTTGTCGAGCCAGCAAACCAAAGCTTCGAACTCATTTTCGACTTGTGGCTGATTTTCTGTTCTTACAAAGAAATCTCCACGGCTTACATCAATATCATCAGC
The window above is part of the Kaistella faecalis genome. Proteins encoded here:
- a CDS encoding TSUP family transporter produces the protein MSIESKIHNTSLSVFLNLENLKVLIVGGGSQALKNLNLLVDSFPETQINLVCENISEKIKQFAKNHDSIRLHERRFFEDDFYSSHIALITDCGIGFYTEIIDIVQKKNILISIENKPELSDFQLESFISEKNQLPAEEQKSKWQYSKDAKKYRRLVIYLSLAFAAFFLGIAFDKYFSFIQAKDFVYEIPQEFYWMLAIGFFAQMVDGALGMGYGLTSSTLMLGMGIKLPSISGSIHTAEMFSSAMSGYSHYKYGNVNKRMLLYLAVPGIIGAVCGSLLLIYLGNEYENLAKGLMATYTLLMGYRITRLAFKKIVIKQKTHLGRLGFLGGMMDAFGGGGWGPIVTSTLLSKGRKTNYVIGTVSMAEFFVTLSAAIVFFSSLGVSNIEIILGLIIGGVLAAPIAARLAGKMPRKTALILVALLLIVSSARNLYKIFF